In a genomic window of Candidatus Hydrogenedentota bacterium:
- a CDS encoding protein kinase, with protein MKNRTFKDYIRGGYEFVEQSEHESSVTDVSRYFPGKPEMRQATYVEIPAGEVLLDRFTVCGCIGDDAVGRLYLLEDAALGEKVTARIYAGIEEHVPDWFVGVNRLKHRIRDYRHVICPLEFHRGRWGGGNLSILSMEFLDGGTLSDWSREPHRESPNRLWEALRFVRQACYGLGTLEDAGITHRAIIPEHLLIASENLKVGGLEYCVDLQNADANRLRRMPENFATYLAPERFASPQQCDVRGSVYSLGVILFQVAHPEFQPPFQGSPKRLAVLHNEAPPPPLPGVPDEIQTILLRCLEKDPKRRFGDHWSVLCALETCSASHDNVPEIGDNASRPNSVVPGVEAWKQALDHYEQNDLRKAASLCRETLTEFPDHAGARGLLDKIENRAAEAARIYSVICSGEARGSLEEQANLLAHAEAVYPNHYSRSAGHEAFVRRCERFRDAARDTEEAMQHGQRNLALNLLEHAASLSPGSTIIADLQLRIREDLARKRNRHDQMHDAFIRGDARTALRMAACLDGLARRRRGDQP; from the coding sequence ATGAAGAACCGGACTTTCAAAGACTACATACGGGGCGGGTATGAGTTCGTCGAGCAATCGGAGCATGAAAGCTCCGTGACGGATGTGAGCAGGTACTTTCCAGGGAAGCCCGAGATGCGCCAAGCGACATACGTTGAGATACCGGCGGGTGAAGTGCTTCTCGATCGATTTACCGTGTGTGGCTGCATTGGCGATGATGCGGTCGGTCGTCTGTACCTTCTGGAAGACGCGGCCCTCGGCGAGAAAGTGACAGCCAGAATCTATGCGGGCATCGAGGAGCATGTACCCGACTGGTTTGTGGGGGTGAACCGGTTGAAGCACCGGATTCGTGATTATCGGCATGTGATATGTCCCCTGGAGTTCCATCGTGGCCGTTGGGGTGGGGGAAACCTCAGCATCCTGAGCATGGAGTTCCTCGACGGCGGCACGTTGTCCGACTGGAGTCGAGAGCCGCATCGGGAATCCCCGAATCGCCTTTGGGAAGCGCTGCGGTTCGTGCGGCAGGCGTGTTACGGGCTTGGAACGCTCGAAGACGCCGGAATCACCCACCGCGCTATCATCCCGGAGCATCTGCTCATCGCATCGGAAAATCTCAAAGTAGGCGGACTGGAGTACTGCGTCGACCTGCAAAATGCAGACGCGAACAGACTGCGCCGGATGCCTGAAAACTTCGCAACATACTTGGCGCCCGAACGGTTCGCAAGTCCTCAACAATGTGACGTCCGTGGCAGTGTCTATTCGCTGGGAGTCATCCTCTTTCAAGTGGCGCACCCGGAATTCCAACCGCCGTTCCAGGGATCGCCCAAACGGCTAGCAGTGCTGCACAACGAGGCGCCACCCCCGCCGTTACCGGGAGTACCTGACGAGATTCAGACTATTCTTCTTCGATGTCTTGAGAAAGATCCTAAGCGCCGCTTTGGCGACCACTGGTCGGTCCTGTGCGCGTTGGAGACGTGCTCTGCCTCCCATGACAACGTCCCAGAAATTGGGGACAACGCGTCTCGACCAAACAGTGTCGTACCCGGCGTTGAAGCATGGAAGCAGGCTCTCGACCACTACGAGCAAAACGACCTGAGAAAAGCTGCATCCCTGTGTCGGGAAACATTGACGGAATTCCCCGATCACGCCGGCGCTCGCGGCCTTCTCGATAAGATCGAAAACAGAGCTGCAGAGGCTGCGCGCATTTACTCCGTCATTTGCTCCGGGGAAGCGCGCGGAAGTCTTGAGGAGCAGGCGAACCTGCTCGCGCATGCCGAGGCCGTCTATCCGAACCATTACAGCCGGTCTGCCGGCCACGAAGCCTTCGTCAGGAGGTGTGAGCGCTTTCGCGACGCTGCGCGGGACACCGAAGAAGCTATGCAGCACGGACAACGCAATCTTGCACTCAACCTCCTGGAACATGCGGCGTCGCTAAGTCCCGGCAGTACGATCATCGCTGATCTGCAACTTCGCATACGGGAGGACTTGGCGCGGAAGCGGAATCGCCACGACCAGATGCACGACGCATTCATTCGCGGCGACGCGCGAACTGCCTTGCGTATGGCGGCATGCCTGGACGGACTGGCTCGACGCCGTAGAGGGGATCAACCATGA